A stretch of DNA from Gammaproteobacteria bacterium:
CTGCGATCGGCTGAAGCCAGCCTCTCGGACCAACGCGATTTGGTCCAATGCGGAGCTGCATATATCCAATAATTTTTCGCTCTGCATAGGTGGTGTAGGCAACAGCCAACATCAATGGCGCGACGATCGCGACAATTTTAAGAACGATCCACAGCAGATCGATGAACATACTGGTCAAGTCCGACATTATTCAAGCCCCCTGCTGGCTTCACCGGCAGTTGTCATTTGCAGTGACTTCGCACGGCGAACAATCATATCTGTGTCATAAATTGACCACTCTTTTACGGTGTCAACCGTGCAATCAACCGACTCAAAGGTTGGCCAGGTTGACAGTTTCGGAATCGCCCGTTCGCCGAGTTCTGCCATAATCTCTTCAGTCGAGGTGTAGTCAAAACCTTCGAGCTCCATAAAGTTGCCAAGGACACGCAACACCTTCCACGCCGGTCGCGCCTCGCCAACGGGTGGAATCGCACCTTGGAAGGTTTGTCGTTGGCCACATGCGTTGTAGTACGTGCCCGATGTCTCCGCCCATGTACCGATTGGCAGCAGAACATCGGCATAATCACGCAACTCACCATTCGCAAAGGCACTTAACGCCACCACAAAATCAGCGTTTTTGAGCGCGGTCACAGCCTGCTCGCCAAATACACTGTCTCGTCCAGGCTCACAGCCAAGCAAAATAAACGCACGACATTGGTCAATAATTTGTTTGGCATTTTTGCCAATTGCCTGTTCGTTTCCGCTTATTGGCAATGCGCCAGCCACATGCGCGCCCACTGCGTTTGCGCCGTGCGATAGCACCCCCCATTGGGCACCGGAAAGGCTCGCAATCTCTTTCGCCATGGCCATCAAAGCCGCAAATGCAGGGTGCGACTGGGCAACGCCTCCCAAAATCACCGCACTGTTTTCGCCAGCTCTCAATGCATCGGCAATGCTTTGATGCTCTGCGGTTGGCGTCCCGGCCAACGCTGTGATCCATGGTTTATCAGACCCAAGGGCCATGGCAATGTTGGCAAGCTCTGCCAACCAATCTTTTGAACTCACAATGCGCTTACCGGCCAGTTTGAAGTTGAAAGGATAGTCTTCTTGGTTAAGCGCAAAGACCTGGCCATTGCGAGTCGCCTTTCTCAAGCGCAATGCCGCGATTGGCTGTTCCACGCGGATATTGCTGCCGACTAATAAAGTGGCATCAAGGCGTTCCAGCGTATCCACACCAAACTCAAGAGCAGGCGCATGGAGGCCCACGCTATCCAGTGAGAAGTCGGTCTGGTGTAGACGATGATCGATATTGTGTGAGCCCAAGGCCCGTACGAGTTTTTGCAACAAATACAATTCTTCGGTGGTGCTTGATGGCGACGCTAAGGCGCCCAATGCATCAGCACCATTGGCGGACAACACTTCGTTCAGTCGGCCAACAACTTTGGACAGCGCCGTATGCCAGTCCACTGTGGTCCAGGCGCCGTTTTCTTTGATCATTGGCGCTTGCAATCGGTGTGGACTGTGAATCGCTTCGTAAGAAAAACGATCGCGGTCTGATAGCCACACTTCATTGATTGACTCGTTTTCTGCCGGCACGACACGAATCACACGACCGCGACGCGTATGAATTTCAATATTGCTTCCTAGGCAGTCGTGCGCGGCGACACTTTTATGTGCATTGAGCTCCCAAGGCCTCGCCTGATACCGCGACGGTTTCGCCGTCAATGCGCCGACAGGGCACAGATCAATGATATTACCGGAGACTTCAGACTCGACAGACTTTTCGACAAAGGTGCCAATCTCCGAATATTCGCCACGCCCCAGCATCCCGAGCTCACGCATACCGGCGATTTCAGTGCCGAAGCGGACACAGCGTGTACAATGGATGCATCGAGTCAGCTCAGTTTCAATCAAAGGACCGATGTCCTTGTCGCGCACCACACGTTTGCGCTCGGTGTAACGCGAGACATCTTCGCCATAGCCAAGCGCCAAGTCCTGAAGTTCACATTCGCCACCCTGATCACAAATGGGACAGTCTAGCGGGTGATTGATCAGTAGAAATTCCATGACCGCCTTTTGTGCCGCACGCGCCAATGGCGACTTGGTTTTCACAATCATGCCGTCAGCAACGGGTGTGGCACACGCCGGCACCGGTTTTGGCACATTGGCCACCTCGACCAAGCACATCCGGCAATTGGCGGCAACGGACAATTTTTTGTGATAGCAAAAGCGCGGGATATATACGCCGTTCGCATCGGCCACTTCAATTATCATGGAACCCGCTTCGGCTTCGATTTTTTTGCCGTCAATTTCGATGTTCACCATCGCTTCTATCCCATTCCAATCAGGGGTCTCAGTGGTTGATACAACGCTAAAGACTAACTGTTGACCAAACTGCGACCGTGTTGAATGTAATATTCGAATTCATGTCTAAAATGCTTGAGCATGCCCTGAACCGGCATCGCCGCGGCATCACCGAGGGCGCAGATTGTCCGACCTCTAATGTTGCCAGCCACCCGGTCAAGGGCTTCCAGATCTTCCATACGCCCCTTGCCATCAAGGATCCGATGCAGCATGCGCGCTAGCCACCCGGTGCCTTCACGACACGGCGTGCACTGGCCACAAGATTCTTCATGATAGAACTCCGCCAATCGCGCCAACACGCGCACCATGCAAGTGGTTTCATCCATGACGATAACAGAGCCCGCGCCAAGCATTGAACCTGCTTTGGCGAGACTGTCGTAATCCATGGTGAGCTCCATCATAATGTCGGCAGGCAGAACGGGCGTGGAAGATCCACCAGGGATGACCGCTTTTAGTTTGCGCCCTTTCCAGACCCCACCGGCCATTGCCAGTAAGTCTTTAAATGGTGTGCCCAATGGGACTTCAAAGTTGCCGGGCTTTTCGACGTGGCCACTGACCGAGAAAATTTTTGTGCCACCGTTGTTCGGCTTGCCAAGCGAAAGGAACCAGTCGCCGCCTTTTTCCAGAATGACCGGAACAGACGCATAGGTTTCCGTGTTATTGATGGTTGTTGGTTTGCCGTACAAACCATAGTTGGCAGGAAATGGCGGCTTAAACCGCGGCTGACCCTTTTTGCCTTCGAGCGATTCGACAAGTGCAGTTTCTTCGCCGCAAATATAGGCACCGGCCCCGTAGTGGGTGTACAAATCAAAGTCAACGCCCGAACCTAGGATGTTTTTACCCAGCAGGCCTGCAGCATAGGCTTCTTTCAGTGCCGCTTCAAAACGGGCAATCGGCTCATAGAATTCGC
This window harbors:
- a CDS encoding NADH-quinone oxidoreductase subunit G, with the translated sequence MVNIEIDGKKIEAEAGSMIIEVADANGVYIPRFCYHKKLSVAANCRMCLVEVANVPKPVPACATPVADGMIVKTKSPLARAAQKAVMEFLLINHPLDCPICDQGGECELQDLALGYGEDVSRYTERKRVVRDKDIGPLIETELTRCIHCTRCVRFGTEIAGMRELGMLGRGEYSEIGTFVEKSVESEVSGNIIDLCPVGALTAKPSRYQARPWELNAHKSVAAHDCLGSNIEIHTRRGRVIRVVPAENESINEVWLSDRDRFSYEAIHSPHRLQAPMIKENGAWTTVDWHTALSKVVGRLNEVLSANGADALGALASPSSTTEELYLLQKLVRALGSHNIDHRLHQTDFSLDSVGLHAPALEFGVDTLERLDATLLVGSNIRVEQPIAALRLRKATRNGQVFALNQEDYPFNFKLAGKRIVSSKDWLAELANIAMALGSDKPWITALAGTPTAEHQSIADALRAGENSAVILGGVAQSHPAFAALMAMAKEIASLSGAQWGVLSHGANAVGAHVAGALPISGNEQAIGKNAKQIIDQCRAFILLGCEPGRDSVFGEQAVTALKNADFVVALSAFANGELRDYADVLLPIGTWAETSGTYYNACGQRQTFQGAIPPVGEARPAWKVLRVLGNFMELEGFDYTSTEEIMAELGERAIPKLSTWPTFESVDCTVDTVKEWSIYDTDMIVRRAKSLQMTTAGEASRGLE
- the nuoF gene encoding NADH oxidoreductase (quinone) subunit F produces the protein MSVQVCYRTLGLEEPWSLKAYESVGGYQVWRRILKEKTPPEQIIEELKKSALRGRGGAGFPTGLKWSFMPRNSDVQKYVLCNSDEGEPGTCKDRDILRYNPHQVIEGMAIGGYVMGATVGYNYIRGEFYEPIARFEAALKEAYAAGLLGKNILGSGVDFDLYTHYGAGAYICGEETALVESLEGKKGQPRFKPPFPANYGLYGKPTTINNTETYASVPVILEKGGDWFLSLGKPNNGGTKIFSVSGHVEKPGNFEVPLGTPFKDLLAMAGGVWKGRKLKAVIPGGSSTPVLPADIMMELTMDYDSLAKAGSMLGAGSVIVMDETTCMVRVLARLAEFYHEESCGQCTPCREGTGWLARMLHRILDGKGRMEDLEALDRVAGNIRGRTICALGDAAAMPVQGMLKHFRHEFEYYIQHGRSLVNS